The genomic interval CTGCGGCCGGCGCCCCCCTTCGGAGGGAATATTAATCCTCGGAGGGATCAATCCTTGATTCCGTCACAGCGCCTCGTCGCCGGTGGCGCCGGTGCGGATGGCCACCGCGTCCTCGATGCTCGAGACGAAGATCTTGCCGTCACCGATCTCGCCGGTCCTGGCGTTCTCGCGGATCGTCTCCACTACCTTGGGAGCCTTGTCGTCGGGCACCACTATCTTCAGCAGCAGCTTCGGGTTGAGGAAGATCTCGAGCTTGCTGCCCCGCCACTGTTCCGTGTATCCCTTCTGCTTGCCCGCGCCCTTCACATCCATGACTGTCATTCCACGGATGCCGATGGCGTCGAGAGCGTTCTTTACCTCGTTGAGCTTGATGTGCCTGATGACTGCTTCTATCTTTTTCATGGTCCTAGGCTCCTTCGTCGATCGCGACGGTCATCGCCGGCGATGGCGACGGCGCTGCCTTCCCCGGAGGGGAACCCAGGCCGGCGGGGTGCGGCGCCACCCAGTCCGGAGCAGAGCCGGAGAAGTCCGGGTAGGCCAGCGATCCCATCTGCGGCAGATCCAGTCCCTGGAGCTCTTCCTCTGCGGTGACCCTGATGCCCATCACCGCGTCGAGCACCCGAAAGAAGACATAGCTGCCGCCGAAGGCGAGGATGATGACCGTGCCGGCGCCGAGCAGCTGGGCTGCCATCTGGCCGCCGCCACCATAAATCAGGCCCTTGACGTTCTCGCTTACGCCGTTGAATCCGGCGCCGTAGGTGCCGTCGGCGAAGATGCCCAGGGCGATGACGCCCCAGAGGCCGTTGGCGCCGTGTACCGCGACCGCGCCTACCGGGTCATCGACCTTGAGCACCCGTTCGACGAAGAAGACCGCGCCCACGACCAGCACGCCGGCTATGGTGCCGATCACCAGCGCCGCCCAGGGCGCGACGAAGGCGCACGGCGCCGTGATCGCGACCAGGCCTGCCAGGGCGCCGTTTGCCGTCATCGAGATGTCGGGCTTGCCGAAGAGCTTCCACATCAGAAACATCGCGGCCAGGCCTCCGGCGGCGCAGGCCAGGAAGGTGTTGGCGATGATGACCGCCAGGCGCAGGTCGCCTCCGGCCAGGGTGCTGGCGCCGTTGAAGCCGATCCAGCCGAAGGCCAGGATCATCGTGCCGAGCACGGCCATCGGCAGGTGATGGCCGGGAATGGCGTTGGGGCTGCCGTCCTTGTTGAACTTGCCGATCCGTGGGCCCAGGACGATCGCTCCCGCCAGGGCGGTAAGCCCGCCCATGGCGTGCACTACCGAGGAGCCGGCGAAATCGAGGTAGCCGTTGCCCCAGCCGAGGTTGTTGCCGAGCTGCGACAGCCAGCCGCCGCCCCAGACCCAGTTGCC from Actinomycetota bacterium carries:
- a CDS encoding P-II family nitrogen regulator; translated protein: MKKIEAVIRHIKLNEVKNALDAIGIRGMTVMDVKGAGKQKGYTEQWRGSKLEIFLNPKLLLKIVVPDDKAPKVVETIRENARTGEIGDGKIFVSSIEDAVAIRTGATGDEAL
- a CDS encoding ammonium transporter, with protein sequence MSKKLKWFLVLAFVFAFMSLGGTAMAQDDSSSGGAASAGAPAPAASAAAPAAVTAAPAAPAVTTDPNGSATGTAADLTSATTGDDVTLQSLADEVGHTKISVNYVWLMVGFALVFFMQAGFALLETGFTRAKNAVHTMSMNLVVFFIGVIGFFFVGFPLMFGGLGHLPTLGGIGNLDGMVEVAKGWGVIGTHGLFGNGLYDVGILAFFLFELVFMDAAATIPTGAMAERWKFSSFVIFGFFMSMFLYPLFGNWVWGGGWLSQLGNNLGWGNGYLDFAGSSVVHAMGGLTALAGAIVLGPRIGKFNKDGSPNAIPGHHLPMAVLGTMILAFGWIGFNGASTLAGGDLRLAVIIANTFLACAAGGLAAMFLMWKLFGKPDISMTANGALAGLVAITAPCAFVAPWAALVIGTIAGVLVVGAVFFVERVLKVDDPVGAVAVHGANGLWGVIALGIFADGTYGAGFNGVSENVKGLIYGGGGQMAAQLLGAGTVIILAFGGSYVFFRVLDAVMGIRVTAEEELQGLDLPQMGSLAYPDFSGSAPDWVAPHPAGLGSPPGKAAPSPSPAMTVAIDEGA